AAAGTATTCCAATGGTTGATATTTTGAGTTTAAGATGAATTTTTAAAGCTTCCTGAGAGGAGATAGATTGCCTGAGTCCTCATCTTCCTGTATTTTCCACACTGACTTATCGCCACATTGTTGATTACTCACAAGTCATGAGGAAGCTGCACTTCAACATGTGAgcttctttttgtgtttggatTCTGTAAGGTGGAAATGTCACTGCAGCCTTTGACGCACAGAGACACGCGGAACCTCATGGACCTTTGGCAAGTGTTTCCCTTGATACAGTTTGAACTCCATGGTTGTAAAGCCATACTTTGTCACTGTTCTGAAGCTCATAagtattccttgtgtgttatCAGGTGAACTCAGAGTTTTACACTGGCTGGCTGGACCACTGGGGCTCACGTCACTCAGTTGTGTCGTCTACCAGAGTTACCAAGTCCCTCAATGAGATCCTGTCCATGGGGGCAAATGTCAACCTGTGAGTTCACAGATTTTTGTCTGACTGTTTCAGAAGCACTAATGAAGACTTATAAACAGAGGGTGATTTTGCAGACTGAGTGGGCTAGAACTGTAAGAAACCCACTCTACAATAATTAGCTCTACTTTTACAGCCAGTTAGGCAATCTAATTGAAATATGATGAATAAGTGGCATGTAATTTGCAAGAAGCCACTAAATGTCTCATTGGGGGTCAGCTTTTAGATGCTGGATACAGTCCTCCTCTGTTGGCTACTCTAATCTTTTGCATTTTGCTTCTCCATAAAATGTCAGTGTTGACACCCTATAAGGTTTGGCTAGGGAGGAGAATTTGATAGGAAACAATACAAATCTGCAGACAAAAGTAAATCACCTCAAATCAAAGCCAAAGGGCTTTAGGTTCTCAAAGGATAAAATGATGAACAAAAACCCAGAATtactaaaaacagaaaactatGAACCTATCAAGAGACAGAAATAACAACTTCTGTCTAGTATATATACTTTCTTAAGAAGTACTTACAAACAGCTTCAATTAAGGAAGAACAAGAGATGAGTTAGAACACAGGGAAAcgcacagaaacagagagacaggcagaccaAGGCATTTTCTAAACGAGACGGACAGGAAAAGTTCATTTAAAGTAACAGTAAGTTACATGACTATAATTTGTCAGAAACAGTTTCTGGTGAAGGGTCAGATGCTGCCATTCAActtgttaaaaatgttcaaatcatCTGCTGCATTTACAAACTGCACAAGAGATTTAACATGTGACagtggaactcactgcattCTCATTTAGTGATGCcagaatatttacatttatacaTACTTTTATATACTTTTTAAAGTGGGTGAGAACTAAAATCttcaaaaacattcattttaaaagagaaaataaaaagtttagaTTCATTTTAATCTGCTCGTAATTGTTTACGTCTATTTTTCAGTTACATGTTCATAGGAGGGACAAACTTTGGATACTGGAATGGTGAGTGCACTTATTGACTCACAGCATATCCAGATAGATCTTTCTTGTCAAAACAATAaactttgaatatttatttcTTAGGCGCGAATGGACCTTACGCTCCACAGCCCACGAGCTACGACTATGACGCCCCGCTCTCAGAGGCAGGCGACCTCACTGAGAAATACTTTGCCATTCGAGACGTGATCAGAATGGTGAGAACACTCAGGCAAAGAAAAATACCACAAGTTGTGTTTCTTTGTCATAATGTGGTGAGCATACTTAATAATGTGACATGGAAAAGCTGATTTATGTTTTCATAACAGTACCGTAAGATACCAGAGGGGCCGATTCCACCAACAACTCCTAAGTTTGCATATGGGACGATTGTGATGAAACAGGTATTTGTCATTTTCTTTAAACCCCCTGAATTTAATGAAATGAGgtataaaaaatgttcttttctcCCACAGCTTCAGACAGTATCTGATGCCCTAGAACAACTGTCTTTCTCAGGCCCAGTCAAGAGCATGTTTCCTCAGACTTTCATTGAACTGAACCAGGTATCcttgagtgatttttttttatacaatgaAGCAAAAATGTGTAGAAGTTAttcataatgttgatttttacatcttagtttgtttaaaacatacttttgttttttcctgcagGCTTTTGGTTACATACTCTACAGGACTAATCTCCCTGTTGACTGCAGCACACCCACTCCTCTGTCATCTCCACTGAACGGGGTCCATGACAGAGCGTACGTGTCAGTGAATGGGGTGAGTCTCATGATGCATTCAGTTCACAACCTTTGATTGCATTATTGCTCAGAAGTAATCTCTGTCACTCTTGTTTGCACAGAGAATATCTGGTGCAACCAAATACAATACTACAGATTACAAATGAGACAAACATTGAACTTCATGTCTGTAGAATATCTGTACACTCTACTAGGCTGGTACCAACATTTTCTGATTTTTTGAGTTGTTCTGATTTGAGGATGCTATTTTTTAGCCCTTGTGGTGCAAAACTTAACATTTGATTTGGTTCCTCCAAAATGTGTCTGCATCATTTAACTTTACTTCTGATTTTAGATTAGCTGCACTTGTTTACAGGTGCTTGTGTTTTGACAACATCAggcctttttttattcttctgctAAATGGaaacaatgaataaaatgtttctattatttttttaaatagtttagATTTAGCACTAGAAATTTAAAATTGTCCTTAAAATATAAACCAATTCAATGTCCTGTTAAAAGTGTATCAAACACTTCAGAAATAAATTCCAGTTGTTCTGACATACAGTAACTGATTTCTTCTAAAGGTGTCTATGGGGATTCTTGAAAGGAACAAAGCCATATCTGTCAATGTGACTGGGAAAGCTGGCAGTACGGTGGACATACTGGTGGAGAATATGGGCCGAATCAACTACGGAAAAAACATCAACGACTTTAAGGTTATCTTTTTCTTATATATCTTGTATATGTGAATGCAAAAATGTCAGCAGGCTGTACCGAAGGTGAGTTAACcacaattcatttattttaattttgtgttgAGGAAGACTTCTCTCCAACAAGCTGAAATGACTGTGTATAACTCTTCTTGTATAAAATGATTTGATAcctttaaatctgtgttttactGAATTTGAGCTcttcctgatgttttttttttttcactttttttctgctgcacagGGCCTGGTGTCTAACCTGACTCTGGGTGCAAACATGCTCCTCGACTGGACCATGTACAGTCTCAGTATTGATGAAGCGGTCAGTCAGGGACTTCTTGGGGAAACTAAACCAACAGCTCCTCTTCcacctgctgctctctctcttccagcGTTTTATGAGGGAAGTTTTATTATTCCTGATGGAATCCCAGATCTCCCACAGGACACCTACATCAAGCTGCCCCAGTGGAGGAAGGTATGTTACACTTTCATCTTAGGAACACAACCCTGAACCACAACCCTGTTTGTTTGTGGGAGGATTTATTGATGACCTGAGTGTTTTATCTGAGGATcagatgcattaaaaaaaaaaaagcctggaaaagaaaTGTCATAAACCAATTCTTTCAACGAGTAAATATTTTCGGTCAAAGAGATTGACAAACTTTTAgactttttaacacttttttaaatgatgaagcTAATAAAATGGACAAATCTATTCTTACAGGGCCAAGTTTGGATAAACGGCTTCAACCTGGGACGTTATTGGCCGAGTCGAGGGCCACAGCTAACTCTCTTCGTCCCTGCCAACATCCTGAGCACCGCTGAACCCAACAATGTGACTCTCCTGGAGCTGGAGAAGGCTCCCTGCAGCTCAGGGATGTGTAGTGTGGAGTTTACCACCACCCCCATCCTCAATGCAACCGTGCAGTCTGTCTTTAAGCACCATAGAAGGCTCTTCTCTAAAGAGGATTTGTTATGATATTCAGGGAACTCTCTGCTGCACAAAATGAATCAATTTGCACTACTCACTTATCCCAAATCAGCACCTGTGTGAGCTTTATGTaggtttgatttaaaaacaaactgtaatATGTGAAAGAATATGCGTCCAGGTTTAATCATCAATGATGAACAGTGTTCTAATGCACTGTGGTCGTCTCTACCTCGCTGATTCTCCATTTTCTTTGAAAGATTCTTTCCTATTCACACAGGGATTAATGCCAAAACATCACAGAAGCCTGTATTTTAAAAGAATGTATATTTTTTctggggaaaaaacacatcagggAAATATTACATATATCACCATATACCTATTGATACTGTGTACGACGTGTGATCTGTAGCTTTTTCTTCTTTGCCTGTGAAGCATTTTCCTTTAaaagcaagaaataaaaagatagaTTTTATCATTCTTAAGTGAGTCCGTTTCTTGTAAAAAAGAGAAGCCAGATAATAGTTTATGCTTACACATAAGAACAGGATGCCAAATTTGTGTTTCAGGCTGAAGTGTGATTTTTATAACAAGGGCTTAATTGCATGTATTTGCACCTAATCAAGTTGTTGGTACCCTTCCCTTAAAGACAAACCACCCCCACAAATGTCACAGAAATAACTTTAAACTGACAAAAGTAATAGAAAATATAAATTTACTGAAAATT
The Notolabrus celidotus isolate fNotCel1 chromosome 7, fNotCel1.pri, whole genome shotgun sequence DNA segment above includes these coding regions:
- the glb1 gene encoding beta-galactosidase — its product is MSLLRFAVPLLLCAYSLGKPPSFSIDYQNDCFRKDGEVFRYVSGSIHYNRIPRVYWKDRLLKMYMAGLNAIQIYIPWNYHEESPGRYNFSGDRDVEYFLQLAQDIGFLVILRPGPYICGEWDMGGLPAWLLDKKDIVLRSLDPGYIAAVDTWMGKLLPMIKPFLYQNGGPIITVQVENEYGSYFACDYNYMRHLSKLFRSYLGDDVVLFTTDGAGVGFLKCGSIQGLYATVDFGPGGNVTAAFDAQRHAEPHGPLVNSEFYTGWLDHWGSRHSVVSSTRVTKSLNEILSMGANVNLYMFIGGTNFGYWNGANGPYAPQPTSYDYDAPLSEAGDLTEKYFAIRDVIRMYRKIPEGPIPPTTPKFAYGTIVMKQLQTVSDALEQLSFSGPVKSMFPQTFIELNQAFGYILYRTNLPVDCSTPTPLSSPLNGVHDRAYVSVNGVSMGILERNKAISVNVTGKAGSTVDILVENMGRINYGKNINDFKGLVSNLTLGANMLLDWTMYSLSIDEAVSQGLLGETKPTAPLPPAALSLPAFYEGSFIIPDGIPDLPQDTYIKLPQWRKGQVWINGFNLGRYWPSRGPQLTLFVPANILSTAEPNNVTLLELEKAPCSSGMCSVEFTTTPILNATVQSVFKHHRRLFSKEDLL